CCGAAATCATCACGGTTATTTGGCCAAAGTTATCACGAGGAATTCCCCACTTTTATCACCTTGAGCCAGAGGTGATGGAATCTACCTTCAAGCCATACCTACCTCCATTACTGCAGCCGTATTCTTTCGCATGAGCGCATTGGCAATACGGTAACTTGGTCCACCGCACAGGATTAGATAGCCAAAGTGGACCAGGCGGTCAATCATGGCAGCCGCCATCTGTTCATCGGTGAAGATGGTTCCCCAGGCAGAGAACTCCATGTTGGTTGTCACAATGAGGCTCTTACGTTCGTAGCAGTCCGAGATGACACGAAAGAGCAGTTGACTTCCCTGTCGGTCGACGGGCACATACCCCCACTCATCGAGGATGAGTAAATCCAGTCCCTGGATCTCTGCCATGAGCCGCTCAAGCCTCCCTGAACGATGTGCTTCACCCAAACGCAACACAAGGTCAGAAAGCGTGTAGAAGCGCACAGCATAATCCTGTTCGCAGGCCAGCATGCCGAGCGCAATGGCCAGGTGAGTCTTGCCAGTCCCGACCTGTCCGTAGAAGATGAGATTTTGTTTCTGCCGGATATAGCTGCCATCAGCCAGATCTTCAATCGTGACCCCTGTAGGAAACTGTACATTCGAAAAGTCAAAGTCTTCCAATCGTTTCCGGGAAGGGAAGTTGGCTTTGTTAAGTCTTTTGGCCCGGCGGCTTTGGTTGCGGTGTTCCACCTCAGCATGGAGTACATCATGCAGGAAGCGCTCTTGTTCCTCATTGGCCCTCTGTTCGCTCAAAGCAACCACACGCTGGGAAAGCTTGAGCTGTTTGCAATAGGCGGAAAGTCTTTGCCTCAAATCTTCCCGATCCATCCTAGGCACCTGCCTTTCTGCTTAAGAAGAACCGGTCGTAGACGCCAAGATCGATACGGGAAGAAGATTCCCTTCCTCCCTCTATCCCACTGTCCAGGATCTGGGCCGCATAAAGGGAAGCTGTGGCATAGCCGCCGTTCCCTTCGTCTAATGAGCGTAATAAGGCCTGGAGACTTATCTCCTTGCTGTAGCGCTCAGACAGTTGCAAAAGAACCCGTAGCGCCCGCTTCAATTCCACAGCGTCCAAGTCATCCAGCCGATCACGGACACTCGAAGGCATGTGCTCTCGAAGCCCACTGTTGCGCCAGGCATTGGGGGCGCGCACAAGTTGCAGTAAGGTGGTGTAATGGTCGGTCGAATCCGTTCGTTGGTTTCCAAAGCGCCGTTCATGTGAAGCCACTGACCGCCCATTAGTGTCAAACAGCTCAACCATGTGAGCGCGAATACCAACCAGGATCTCCTCTTGCCTTAACTCCGGGCAGCTGGAGTAATAGTGCTTACCGTCCAGACAGATCTTGCCGTAGTTATCCGCTTGCCGGGTCTCGTAGCGAACGACGTCAAACCGGGCGGCGGGAAGTTCACGCATGGCATCGCGATCTTCATCGAAGAGCTCCAGGACCAACTTCGACTTCTTGTAGTGGCGGTCTTGCCCCTGTGATTCACATTCGTGTAAAAGCTCCCGGTTGAAAGATACGAGATCCTCCAGCTCACGTACAGGGACAAAGAGGTTACGTCGGATATAACCGACCTTGTTTTCAACATGGCCTTTCTCATGCCCACTGTTGGGATTGCAAAAACGGATCTTGAAACCGTGATGTAATCGAAAACGACGAAAGAGGTCGGCTTCCCGCATGACATTCTCGATGCGTACTCCCACGCCAGCTGCGTTGTCAAAGACAATTACAAGAGGTATCGCCCCTATATGGTAAAAGATATCCAAAAGCCCTTGACAGGCACACTCGGCCGTCTCACCACGGAAGACCTGGACGTAGGCCTGGTTGCTGTAGGGAAATGACAGGGTAAGGTAATGGAGACGTTCCAGCTTCCCTGACACAAGAAAGTCTGCCTGCCCGAAGTCCGCTTGTGCCTGGCCTGGATACCAATGCAGTTCCAGGAAGGTCGTCCCTTCATGGTGTTTCCTGCGCCATGCTTTCACGTAGCGCTGGACGGTGGGATAGGAGCCCTGGTAGTCCGTTTCCTGCAAGAGACGGTCGTAAATCCTTTTGGCGGTATGACGTTGCTTATGCCAGCTGTTACGGTCATCAGAAAGCCACCGGTTGATGAGAGCCTTATAGGGATCCAGGATGGAGACGCGTTCCTTCTTCAAGGGCATTTTCTCGGTGAAATCCTGTGCTTCAAGGTATTTTCTGACCGTTTTCCTGTCATAGCCCAGGTCACGGGCTATCTCGCTGATGTAACTGCCATTCGCGTAGGCATTTTTGATACTATCGATTTGGGGCATGTTGAGCATTCCTTCCCAGCCTCTCTTTCTTCTTTTCTTATCCGAAAGAATAGGCATTTTGGGACAGGGGCTCAACCTGTCCCTTTTTGTTGA
The genomic region above belongs to Fastidiosipila sp. and contains:
- a CDS encoding ATP-binding protein: MDREDLRQRLSAYCKQLKLSQRVVALSEQRANEEQERFLHDVLHAEVEHRNQSRRAKRLNKANFPSRKRLEDFDFSNVQFPTGVTIEDLADGSYIRQKQNLIFYGQVGTGKTHLAIALGMLACEQDYAVRFYTLSDLVLRLGEAHRSGRLERLMAEIQGLDLLILDEWGYVPVDRQGSQLLFRVISDCYERKSLIVTTNMEFSAWGTIFTDEQMAAAMIDRLVHFGYLILCGGPSYRIANALMRKNTAAVMEVGMA
- a CDS encoding IS21 family transposase; the encoded protein is MPQIDSIKNAYANGSYISEIARDLGYDRKTVRKYLEAQDFTEKMPLKKERVSILDPYKALINRWLSDDRNSWHKQRHTAKRIYDRLLQETDYQGSYPTVQRYVKAWRRKHHEGTTFLELHWYPGQAQADFGQADFLVSGKLERLHYLTLSFPYSNQAYVQVFRGETAECACQGLLDIFYHIGAIPLVIVFDNAAGVGVRIENVMREADLFRRFRLHHGFKIRFCNPNSGHEKGHVENKVGYIRRNLFVPVRELEDLVSFNRELLHECESQGQDRHYKKSKLVLELFDEDRDAMRELPAARFDVVRYETRQADNYGKICLDGKHYYSSCPELRQEEILVGIRAHMVELFDTNGRSVASHERRFGNQRTDSTDHYTTLLQLVRAPNAWRNSGLREHMPSSVRDRLDDLDAVELKRALRVLLQLSERYSKEISLQALLRSLDEGNGGYATASLYAAQILDSGIEGGRESSSRIDLGVYDRFFLSRKAGA